From Chryseobacterium joostei, the proteins below share one genomic window:
- a CDS encoding tetratricopeptide repeat protein yields MLDSSYVKQKEVKLQESFRYAKVALDLSKEKEYSEGIAWGNFYIAQSLSGLNAYKQALEYLDKAQIENQKLNDYYLHYQIRRIRGRIYMATNLLLNAIIEFKRAAEIIPRIKKQESDIDLANALIHENLGLAYGFMKKPDSAYYYLNECRIILQKIELKKSLSHIINNYTELADYYTSVGKITEAEYYIRKAVTLAKNSKFPFLSFAYTKYGDLLLQKKKNDSALIYYQKALAISRQKIELIPLYQKIAYIYHLSGNISSEEKYKLKFLELQDSYNSEMLSASNLAINTILSEQKEELVQKNKKRQSYLLLISAVILLLLLGLWLLFVRKTKKLNHIKKISSEKEQMLIQQKEEITLRYEEDTKNLEQRVNESFDEVVQLAKNNSPEFFTRFREVYPEVIVALLAIDPKLRVSELSLCAYFFLGFRTKDISIYTFKSLSTIRNRRQNLRKKLEILPDEDLELWFKKLVNKNN; encoded by the coding sequence TTGCTGGATTCTTCTTATGTAAAACAAAAGGAAGTTAAATTACAGGAAAGTTTCCGATATGCTAAAGTAGCATTAGATTTAAGTAAAGAAAAAGAATACTCCGAAGGAATTGCGTGGGGGAATTTTTATATTGCCCAATCTTTATCAGGACTTAATGCATATAAACAGGCTCTCGAATATCTGGATAAGGCACAGATAGAAAATCAAAAACTTAATGATTATTATTTGCATTACCAGATAAGACGAATCCGCGGTCGTATATATATGGCAACAAATTTACTTTTAAATGCAATTATTGAATTTAAGAGAGCTGCAGAAATAATACCTAGGATAAAGAAACAGGAAAGTGACATTGATTTGGCTAATGCATTAATCCATGAGAACCTGGGTTTAGCTTATGGCTTCATGAAAAAACCTGATTCCGCATACTATTATCTGAACGAATGTCGGATAATTCTCCAAAAAATAGAGCTTAAAAAGAGCCTTTCTCACATCATTAATAATTATACAGAATTAGCAGATTATTATACTTCTGTAGGTAAAATAACCGAAGCAGAATATTATATAAGGAAAGCTGTTACTTTGGCAAAGAATAGTAAATTTCCATTTCTTTCCTTTGCATACACTAAGTATGGTGATCTATTACTCCAAAAAAAGAAAAATGATTCTGCACTTATTTATTATCAAAAAGCTTTGGCTATTTCAAGGCAAAAGATTGAGTTGATTCCACTTTATCAAAAAATAGCTTACATATATCATCTTTCAGGAAATATATCATCAGAAGAAAAATACAAGTTAAAATTTCTTGAGCTTCAGGACAGCTATAATTCCGAAATGCTTTCTGCTTCTAATCTGGCGATCAATACCATTCTTTCCGAGCAAAAAGAAGAACTGGTACAAAAAAATAAAAAAAGACAATCTTATTTACTACTTATTTCTGCTGTTATTCTCTTATTACTTCTCGGCTTGTGGTTACTTTTTGTAAGAAAGACAAAAAAGCTGAACCATATAAAAAAAATATCTTCTGAGAAAGAGCAGATGCTTATTCAGCAAAAAGAAGAAATAACATTACGTTATGAAGAAGATACCAAGAACCTTGAACAAAGAGTAAACGAATCTTTTGATGAAGTAGTACAATTAGCCAAAAACAACAGCCCGGAATTTTTCACCCGTTTCCGAGAAGTTTATCCGGAAGTGATTGTCGCATTACTTGCAATTGATCCTAAACTTCGGGTTTCGGAGTTATCCTTATGTGCATATTTCTTCTTGGGATTTAGAACAAAAGACATTTCTATATATACTTTCAAATCATTAAGTACTATAAGAAACAGACGACAAAATTTGAGAAAAAAACTAGAAATTCTTCCTGATGAAGATCTTGAACTTTGGTTTAAAAAGTTGGTTAATAAAAATAATTAA
- a CDS encoding transposase, translating to MNFKNIHLGKLIQERVEELAIDSIRICKFLKSTEKEIKEMYQSKSLDSEILLRWCKLLEYDFFRVYSQHLILYAPCVALENNTKAKKSSLPIFRKNIYTKEVIDFILEQISSNKMTRMEVTEKYKIPKTTLYKWISKYKN from the coding sequence ATGAACTTTAAAAATATTCACCTTGGAAAACTTATTCAGGAAAGAGTTGAGGAACTTGCAATAGATTCAATCCGTATCTGCAAATTTCTTAAATCTACAGAAAAAGAAATAAAAGAAATGTATCAATCAAAAAGTCTTGATTCTGAAATCTTGCTAAGGTGGTGTAAACTTTTGGAATATGATTTTTTCAGAGTTTATTCCCAGCATCTGATCTTATATGCACCTTGTGTGGCATTAGAAAACAATACAAAGGCTAAGAAATCTTCTCTCCCTATATTCCGGAAAAATATATATACTAAAGAGGTTATTGATTTTATATTAGAACAAATTTCATCAAATAAAATGACAAGGATGGAAGTAACAGAAAAATACAAAATCCCAAAAACAACTTTATACAAATGGATAAGCAAATACAAAAATTAA